A portion of the Clostridium gelidum genome contains these proteins:
- a CDS encoding DEAD/DEAH box helicase, with translation MKISELEKIILDNTSKLNLNRAREILKRADLIEIRINRIDDYYNIYGNFKSENKIQNYNAHLKIDIIKKRIILAKCECSMFQNVDAKNNIYLCEHLVAIGLGFVNQIKNKLNKKNENKEVLRKDKNFLLALSNINNTKEKLEVNISLKEVFEDKGNYFDINIFVGINNMHPIINIQEFIICVNQSKEYHIGKGLIYNDNKYYFSKEDKEILEYIYEYTLISDHNNNSNNIRIHKEILRRFLKMLLYKKIKFNYNYQTYNCEVKDENLPISFTLKAVNEGYVLTTKKVFPIPLNDKMDVFFYDRRIYIPSFAQIEVYKIFYNTLKEDNKITFYNDIQINDLFNLISHINVMSKNLSLDDVIMEKLAENIKVDFVFEKKEENFYCNVFLINDEKKLSYNEVLNSSNSIIKNSKKIRLIESVLNKNRFFYKNGTFIFYGNDDEYYLFLKEKFQYLKELGEIRVAKDSDKYFKLYKGDISEVNLNEYEDNNFNFSFKLDGIDNKELSSVINAYKNKKTYIKLKDDTFVDLEDEELREFIRIIDSLNIDVTEGRDEYKIELNKIYYLNSKLDSKKINLINGKENLEEALKKLNELNENHFEIPSGLNGSLREYQIKGYNWFKSLSYLGLGGILADEMGLGKTIQTITFLLSEKNRHSLIVTPTSLIYNWKQEFDKFAPSLKIGIIHGNKNERMKVLNNVFGYDIVLTTYGTLKNDVLEYENIKFDYLILDEGQNINNSESQNAKLIKNINAKSRFVLTGTPIENNLLELWALFDFIMPGYLYKKQEFSYKFIKQEENYLEDLKILISPYILRRIKKDVIKEIPEKIETKFLVEMTDSQKKVYKAFLKEIKDNIKNANIKKNNMTIFSYLTKLRQVCLDPAVIIDEYSGGSGKINIAKELILENIKEHKILLFSQFTSVLSRISEELKLQNIKYSYLDGSISSKNRLKLVDEFNENENIRVFLISLKAGGTGLNLSSADIVIHFDPWWNLSVEDQATDRAHRIGQKHVVEVIKLIAKDTIEEKILLLQDDKKELIDNVITCELKDGNIINKITNDEMLSLFSS, from the coding sequence TTGAAAATATCTGAATTAGAAAAAATTATATTAGATAATACATCTAAACTCAATTTAAATAGAGCCAGAGAAATATTGAAAAGGGCGGATCTGATAGAAATTAGAATAAATAGGATAGATGATTATTACAATATATATGGAAACTTTAAAAGTGAAAATAAAATACAAAATTATAATGCTCATTTAAAAATAGACATTATAAAAAAAAGAATCATACTTGCTAAATGCGAGTGCAGTATGTTTCAAAACGTGGATGCTAAGAATAATATTTATTTATGTGAACATTTAGTTGCAATAGGATTGGGCTTTGTAAATCAAATAAAAAATAAACTTAATAAAAAAAATGAAAACAAAGAAGTTTTAAGGAAAGATAAAAATTTTTTACTTGCTCTATCTAATATAAATAATACAAAAGAAAAGCTAGAAGTAAATATTTCTTTAAAAGAAGTATTTGAAGATAAAGGTAATTATTTTGATATTAATATATTTGTAGGAATCAATAATATGCATCCAATTATTAATATTCAGGAATTTATTATATGTGTGAATCAATCCAAAGAATATCATATTGGAAAAGGATTAATATATAATGATAATAAATATTATTTTTCTAAAGAGGACAAAGAGATTTTAGAATATATTTATGAATATACGTTGATTTCTGATCATAATAATAATAGTAATAACATAAGAATTCATAAAGAAATTTTGCGGAGATTTCTTAAAATGCTTTTATATAAAAAAATAAAATTCAATTATAATTATCAAACATATAATTGTGAAGTAAAAGATGAAAATTTACCTATTTCATTTACGTTGAAAGCAGTAAATGAAGGTTATGTTTTAACTACTAAGAAAGTTTTTCCAATACCATTAAATGATAAAATGGATGTTTTCTTTTATGATAGGAGAATATACATTCCATCTTTTGCTCAAATTGAAGTGTATAAGATTTTTTATAATACTCTTAAAGAAGATAATAAGATTACATTTTATAACGACATACAAATTAACGATTTATTTAATTTAATTTCACATATTAATGTTATGTCTAAAAATTTATCATTAGATGATGTTATTATGGAAAAATTAGCAGAAAATATAAAAGTGGATTTTGTGTTTGAAAAGAAAGAAGAAAATTTTTATTGTAATGTTTTTTTAATAAATGATGAAAAGAAACTTTCTTATAATGAAGTTTTAAATTCCAGTAATTCAATTATAAAAAATTCAAAAAAGATAAGGCTTATAGAAAGTGTATTGAACAAAAATAGATTTTTTTATAAAAATGGAACTTTTATATTTTATGGAAATGATGATGAGTACTATCTTTTCTTAAAAGAAAAATTTCAGTACCTAAAGGAGCTAGGAGAAATAAGAGTTGCAAAAGATAGTGATAAATATTTTAAACTTTATAAAGGTGATATATCAGAAGTAAATTTAAATGAATATGAAGATAATAATTTTAATTTTTCATTTAAATTAGATGGAATTGATAATAAAGAATTAAGTTCTGTTATAAATGCTTATAAAAATAAAAAAACATATATTAAGCTTAAGGATGATACTTTTGTTGACTTAGAAGATGAGGAGCTAAGGGAATTTATAAGAATTATAGATTCTTTAAATATAGACGTTACAGAAGGCAGAGATGAATATAAAATTGAACTAAATAAAATTTATTATTTAAATAGTAAATTAGATAGTAAAAAAATAAATTTAATTAATGGAAAAGAAAATTTGGAAGAAGCATTAAAAAAACTAAATGAATTGAATGAAAATCATTTTGAAATTCCAAGTGGCCTTAATGGTTCTCTTAGAGAATACCAGATTAAAGGATATAATTGGTTTAAAAGTTTGAGCTATTTAGGCCTTGGTGGAATTTTAGCAGATGAAATGGGTCTTGGAAAAACAATTCAAACAATAACATTTTTGTTATCTGAAAAAAATAGACATTCTTTAATAGTTACACCAACATCACTTATATATAATTGGAAGCAAGAATTTGACAAATTTGCTCCAAGTTTAAAGATTGGAATTATTCATGGAAATAAAAATGAGAGAATGAAAGTCTTAAATAATGTTTTTGGTTATGATATTGTATTAACTACCTATGGAACGTTAAAAAATGATGTTTTAGAATATGAAAATATTAAATTTGATTATTTAATATTAGATGAAGGACAAAATATAAATAATTCGGAATCACAAAATGCAAAATTAATAAAAAATATTAATGCTAAGAGTAGATTTGTTTTAACGGGAACACCAATAGAAAATAATTTATTAGAGCTTTGGGCTTTATTTGATTTTATAATGCCAGGATATCTTTATAAGAAACAAGAATTTTCTTATAAATTTATTAAGCAAGAAGAAAATTATCTTGAAGATCTTAAAATACTCATTAGTCCTTATATTTTAAGAAGAATTAAAAAAGATGTAATTAAGGAAATACCAGAAAAAATAGAAACTAAGTTTTTAGTTGAAATGACAGATTCTCAAAAGAAAGTATACAAAGCATTTCTAAAGGAAATTAAAGATAACATTAAAAATGCCAATATTAAGAAAAATAATATGACTATATTTTCTTATTTAACAAAACTAAGACAAGTTTGTTTAGATCCAGCTGTTATAATTGATGAATACTCTGGTGGCAGTGGTAAAATTAATATTGCAAAAGAGTTGATATTAGAAAATATAAAAGAGCATAAAATTTTATTATTTTCTCAATTTACATCTGTATTATCCAGAATTTCAGAGGAATTAAAATTACAGAATATAAAGTATAGTTATTTAGATGGAAGTATTTCTTCAAAAAATAGATTAAAACTTGTAGATGAATTTAACGAAAATGAAAATATAAGAGTATTTTTAATATCATTAAAAGCAGGAGGAACAGGATTAAATTTAAGCAGTGCAGACATTGTTATTCATTTTGATCCTTGGTGGAATTTGTCAGTAGAAGATCAAGCTACAGATAGAGCTCATAGAATAGGTCAAAAACATGTGGTAGAGGTAATTAAATTAATAGCAAAAGATACAATTGAAGAAAAGATATTACTTCTTCAAGATGATAAAAAAGAACTCATAGATAATGTTATAACATGTGAGTTGAAAGATGGAAATATAATCAATAAAATTACAAATGATGAAATGTTAAGCTTATTTTCGAGCTAA